In Streptomyces sp. NBC_01707, a genomic segment contains:
- a CDS encoding transporter produces MSVLDTPVIPAPRPSDGRGGEGLVSVFVRLKLTLLRNGLRQSSGRRAAYISSVVVTLLIAAGQVIGLIALRGNAHAGSLVVLLTAVLALGWAVMPLFFPSGDETLDPSRLVMLPLRPRPLIGALLMASLVGIGPLFTLCLAVGSAFAVAHGAVAVVCAVVAAPLTLLVCVALARAVATANTRLLTSRKGRDLAVLSGLVIAVGIQVVNFGAQRLGRSGGLSALDPAADVVRWLPPASAIGAVDSAAQGSYGRAVLQLLLAVAALGALLWLWQRSLVKLMTAPDGSTLAAAEPTRKKSATAGSRLSTLLPEGRTGTVMRRSLRYVARDPKTKAAWVTALAIGLIVPLLNAVQGTGSVYFACFAAGMLGIQMYNQFGQDTSAFWIVALTISSTRDAYLELRARALALLVITLPYTILVTVVTAAVLGDWAALPGVMGLSFALLGAMLATGAVASANFPYSIPQDGAFKNVAPGQAGLAWISIFGGMVSAAVLCAPVIVATIWLHIADAEDWLWLLVPVGGLYGTLIAWAGLRLAAPRTANRLPEILAAVSKG; encoded by the coding sequence ATGAGCGTGCTCGACACCCCCGTCATCCCCGCCCCCCGCCCCTCGGACGGCCGGGGCGGTGAAGGACTCGTCTCCGTCTTCGTCCGGCTCAAGCTGACACTGCTGCGCAACGGGCTGCGGCAGTCGTCGGGCCGGCGGGCCGCCTACATCTCGTCCGTCGTCGTCACCCTGCTGATCGCCGCCGGTCAGGTCATCGGGCTGATCGCGCTGCGCGGCAACGCCCACGCGGGCTCGCTCGTGGTGCTGCTCACGGCGGTGTTGGCGCTCGGCTGGGCGGTGATGCCGCTGTTCTTCCCCAGCGGCGACGAGACCCTCGACCCGAGCCGGCTGGTGATGCTGCCGCTGCGGCCGCGCCCGCTGATCGGGGCGCTGCTGATGGCGTCCCTGGTCGGCATCGGGCCGCTGTTCACGCTCTGCCTGGCGGTCGGTTCGGCGTTCGCGGTGGCCCACGGTGCGGTGGCCGTGGTGTGCGCGGTGGTGGCCGCGCCGCTGACCCTGCTGGTGTGCGTGGCGCTGGCCCGGGCCGTCGCCACGGCCAACACCCGGCTGCTGACCTCCCGCAAGGGCCGCGATCTGGCGGTGCTCAGCGGTCTGGTGATCGCGGTCGGCATCCAGGTCGTCAACTTCGGTGCGCAGCGGCTCGGCCGGTCCGGCGGGCTGTCCGCGCTCGACCCGGCCGCGGACGTGGTGCGCTGGCTGCCGCCGGCCTCGGCGATCGGTGCGGTGGACTCCGCGGCGCAGGGGTCGTACGGCCGGGCCGTGCTGCAACTGCTGCTCGCCGTCGCGGCACTGGGCGCACTGCTGTGGCTGTGGCAGCGGAGTCTGGTGAAGCTGATGACCGCCCCGGACGGCTCGACGCTCGCCGCCGCCGAACCGACCCGCAAGAAGTCCGCGACGGCCGGCTCCCGGCTGTCCACACTGCTGCCGGAGGGGCGCACGGGGACGGTGATGCGGCGCAGTCTGCGGTACGTCGCGCGGGACCCGAAGACCAAGGCGGCCTGGGTGACGGCGCTCGCCATCGGCCTGATCGTGCCGCTGCTCAACGCGGTGCAGGGCACCGGATCGGTGTACTTCGCGTGCTTCGCCGCCGGGATGCTCGGCATCCAGATGTACAACCAGTTCGGGCAGGACACCTCCGCGTTCTGGATAGTGGCACTGACGATCTCCTCCACCCGGGACGCGTACCTCGAACTGCGGGCGCGGGCGCTGGCGCTGCTGGTGATCACCCTCCCGTACACGATCCTGGTGACCGTCGTGACGGCGGCGGTGCTCGGGGACTGGGCGGCGCTGCCGGGCGTGATGGGTCTCTCCTTCGCCCTGCTGGGCGCGATGCTGGCGACGGGCGCGGTGGCGTCGGCCAACTTCCCGTACTCGATCCCGCAGGACGGCGCGTTCAAGAACGTGGCACCGGGGCAGGCCGGGCTCGCCTGGATCTCGATCTTCGGCGGCATGGTCTCGGCGGCGGTCCTGTGCGCGCCGGTGATCGTGGCGACGATCTGGCTGCACATCGCCGATGCGGAGGACTGGCTGTGGCTGCTGGTACCGGTGGGTGGTCTGTACGGGACGCTGATCGCCTGGGCGGGGCTGCGGCTGGCGGCTCCCCGCACGGCGAACCGGCTTCCGGAGATCCTGGCGGCGGTCAGCAAGGGGTGA
- a CDS encoding alpha/beta fold hydrolase, producing the protein MVRRIDVTGSDGVRLAAWEFADPPKGRTEGERAPGVLLLHGLMGRASHWASTTRWIAERHRAVGLDQRGHGRSEKPAEGPYTRDAYVADAEAAIEQLGLGPATVVGHSMGALTAWQLAAKRPDLVRALIICDMRASALGAASQREWEDWFKSWPLPFATLSDVRKWFGEDDPWVERPNPSRGEFFAEVMAERADGWRPVFSRRQMLQSRATWVHDAHWEELAQVRCPTLVVRGLDGELGRAEAQEMVRVLPRGQYAEVADAGHLVHYDQPEGWRAAVEPFLEQFAEDPQDDREPVSS; encoded by the coding sequence ATGGTGCGGCGCATCGATGTGACGGGATCCGACGGCGTACGCCTCGCGGCCTGGGAGTTCGCCGATCCGCCCAAGGGGCGTACCGAGGGCGAGCGCGCCCCCGGGGTCTTACTGCTCCACGGACTGATGGGCCGGGCCTCCCACTGGGCCTCCACCACCCGCTGGATCGCCGAGCGGCACCGGGCCGTGGGCCTCGACCAGCGGGGGCACGGCCGCAGCGAGAAGCCGGCCGAAGGCCCGTACACCCGCGACGCGTACGTCGCCGACGCCGAGGCGGCGATCGAACAGCTCGGCCTCGGCCCCGCCACCGTCGTCGGCCACTCGATGGGCGCCCTCACCGCCTGGCAGCTCGCCGCGAAGCGCCCCGATCTCGTCCGGGCCCTGATCATCTGCGACATGCGGGCCTCCGCGCTCGGCGCCGCCTCTCAGCGGGAGTGGGAGGACTGGTTCAAGTCATGGCCGCTGCCGTTCGCGACGCTCTCCGACGTACGGAAGTGGTTCGGCGAGGACGACCCCTGGGTGGAGCGGCCGAACCCGTCCCGCGGCGAGTTCTTCGCCGAGGTGATGGCCGAGCGGGCCGACGGCTGGCGGCCGGTCTTCTCCCGCCGCCAGATGCTCCAGTCCCGCGCGACCTGGGTCCACGACGCGCACTGGGAGGAGCTGGCGCAGGTCCGCTGCCCGACACTGGTGGTCCGTGGGCTGGACGGCGAACTGGGCCGGGCGGAGGCCCAGGAGATGGTCCGCGTACTGCCGCGCGGGCAGTACGCGGAGGTGGCGGACGCCGGTCATCTCGTCCACTACGACCAGCCGGAGGGCTGGCGCGCCGCGGTCGAGCCGTTCCTCGAGCAGTTCGCCGAGGACCCCCAGGACGACCGCGAGCCCGTCTCCTCGTAA
- a CDS encoding metal-dependent transcriptional regulator has product MSGLIDTTEMYLRTILELEEEGVVPMRARIAERLDQSGPTVSQTVARMERDGLVQVAGDRHLELTEEGRRLATRVMRKHRLAECLLVDVIGLEWEQVHAEACRWEHVMSEAVERRVLELLRHPTESPYGNPIPGLEELGEKAEADPFLNADMVSLSELDPGAEGKTVVVRRIGEPIQTDAQLMYTLRRAGVQPGSVVSVTQSPGGVLVGSSGEAAELDAEVASHVFVAKR; this is encoded by the coding sequence ATGTCCGGACTGATCGATACAACGGAGATGTATCTCCGCACCATCCTCGAACTCGAAGAGGAAGGCGTCGTCCCCATGCGCGCCCGGATCGCGGAACGGCTGGACCAGAGCGGTCCGACGGTCAGCCAGACGGTGGCGCGCATGGAGCGCGACGGGCTGGTGCAGGTCGCGGGCGACCGGCATCTGGAGCTGACGGAGGAGGGCCGCCGGCTGGCGACCCGGGTGATGCGCAAGCACCGGCTCGCCGAGTGCCTGCTCGTCGACGTGATCGGCCTGGAGTGGGAGCAGGTGCACGCCGAGGCCTGCCGCTGGGAGCACGTGATGAGCGAGGCCGTGGAGCGCCGGGTGCTGGAGCTGCTGCGGCACCCGACGGAGTCCCCGTACGGGAATCCGATCCCGGGGCTGGAGGAGCTGGGCGAGAAGGCCGAGGCCGACCCGTTCCTGAACGCGGACATGGTCAGCCTGTCGGAGCTCGACCCGGGAGCCGAGGGCAAGACCGTGGTGGTGCGGAGGATCGGTGAGCCGATCCAGACGGACGCCCAGCTGATGTACACGTTGCGGCGGGCGGGCGTGCAGCCCGGTTCCGTGGTCAGCGTGACCCAGTCGCCCGGCGGGGTGCTGGTCGGCAGCAGTGGCGAGGCGGCGGAGCTGGACGCCGAGGTGGCTTCGCACGTCTTCGTCGCCAAGCGCTGA
- a CDS encoding SIS domain-containing protein — MSDSKLAGQFLDAAIGLLERVRDEEAGNIAAAGAAIADTVAAGGRLFAFGAGHSSLAAQDVVYRAGGLALMNLLAVPGTLGVDVMPATLGSALERVDGLAGAVLDSSPARAGDLLVIISLSGRNALPVEMARDARAHGLTVVGVTSVAYADATRSRHSSGGFLRDHCDIVLDSKIAVGDAELTAEGIEAPFAPASTVVTSALMQAMMAAAAERLVERGIEPPLLRSGNVDGGHEWNGRVMTEYADRIFYRQ; from the coding sequence ATGAGCGACAGCAAGCTGGCCGGTCAGTTCCTCGACGCAGCGATCGGCCTGCTGGAGCGCGTACGCGACGAGGAGGCCGGCAACATCGCGGCCGCCGGGGCCGCGATCGCCGACACCGTCGCGGCCGGCGGCCGGCTCTTCGCGTTCGGCGCCGGCCACTCGTCGCTCGCCGCCCAGGACGTCGTCTACCGGGCCGGCGGGCTGGCCCTGATGAACCTTCTCGCCGTGCCCGGCACGCTCGGCGTCGACGTGATGCCCGCGACGCTCGGCTCGGCGCTGGAGCGGGTCGACGGTCTGGCCGGTGCCGTGCTGGACTCCAGCCCCGCGAGAGCGGGCGACCTGCTCGTGATCATCTCGCTCTCCGGACGCAACGCGCTGCCGGTCGAGATGGCACGGGACGCCCGCGCCCACGGACTGACGGTCGTCGGTGTCACCTCGGTGGCGTACGCGGACGCGACACGGTCGCGGCACAGCTCCGGCGGATTCCTGCGGGACCACTGCGACATCGTCCTCGACAGCAAGATCGCCGTCGGTGACGCGGAGCTGACCGCGGAGGGAATCGAGGCACCGTTCGCGCCCGCATCGACGGTGGTCACCAGTGCGCTGATGCAGGCGATGATGGCCGCGGCCGCGGAACGGCTGGTGGAGCGGGGGATCGAGCCGCCGCTGCTGCGGTCCGGCAACGTCGACGGCGGCCACGAGTGGAACGGGCGCGTGATGACGGAGTACGCGGACCGGATCTTCTACCGGCAGTAG
- a CDS encoding ABC transporter permease, whose amino-acid sequence MKLNFTPRRTPVAGRSRLAARDLLAEAVAGVLQRPARSALTSLGTVLGVGAFVAVLGLTGTAASQIDTRFNALSATEVTVEDTGGRDAGRVALSFPKDADARMERLNGTEAAGVYWKVRLDPGQTVRSSPIGAANGAVARTPVVAASPGVLAAAGPHFTQGRAYDTFHDSGRQRVAVIGSSIAARLGIHTLRTQPAVFIGDTPFTVIGIMDDVRRKPDLLLSVLVPRTTAEHIWGQPKDERARMLVSTRLGAATQIADEAPLALRPDHPEYLRPIPPPDPRALRTAVGDDLGQLFLLLAVVCLVIGAVGIANTTLVAVMERTGEIGLRRALGARSRHITVQFLTESGALGLLGGVVGTSVGTAVVVAVSAFREWTPVIAPLTLAAAPALGLATGLLAGLYPAWRASRVPPAEALRR is encoded by the coding sequence ATGAAGCTGAACTTCACCCCCAGGCGGACCCCGGTGGCGGGCCGGTCCCGGCTTGCCGCACGGGATCTGCTGGCGGAAGCCGTGGCCGGTGTGCTCCAGCGACCGGCCCGTTCCGCCCTGACCTCGCTCGGCACCGTGCTCGGGGTCGGCGCCTTCGTCGCCGTACTGGGTCTGACCGGTACCGCCGCGTCCCAGATCGACACCCGGTTCAATGCCCTCTCGGCAACGGAAGTCACCGTCGAGGACACGGGTGGCCGGGACGCCGGACGCGTGGCCCTGTCCTTCCCGAAGGACGCCGACGCCCGCATGGAGAGGCTGAACGGCACCGAGGCCGCGGGGGTCTACTGGAAGGTCCGGCTGGACCCCGGACAGACCGTCCGCTCGTCGCCGATCGGCGCTGCGAACGGCGCGGTCGCCCGCACTCCCGTCGTGGCCGCCTCACCCGGCGTGCTGGCGGCGGCCGGCCCGCACTTCACCCAGGGCCGGGCGTACGACACCTTCCACGACTCGGGCCGTCAGCGCGTCGCGGTGATCGGCTCGTCCATCGCGGCGCGCCTCGGGATCCACACGCTGCGGACCCAGCCTGCCGTCTTCATCGGTGACACCCCGTTCACCGTCATCGGGATCATGGACGACGTCCGGCGCAAACCCGACCTGCTGCTGTCGGTCCTGGTTCCCCGCACGACCGCCGAACACATCTGGGGACAACCGAAGGACGAGCGGGCCAGGATGCTGGTCTCCACGCGCCTCGGCGCAGCCACCCAGATCGCCGACGAGGCGCCGCTGGCCCTGCGGCCCGATCACCCCGAATATCTCCGCCCGATCCCGCCGCCGGATCCCAGGGCGCTGCGCACCGCCGTGGGCGACGACCTCGGACAGCTCTTCCTGCTCCTGGCCGTGGTCTGCCTGGTGATCGGCGCCGTGGGTATCGCCAACACCACGCTCGTCGCCGTCATGGAACGAACCGGGGAGATCGGTCTGCGACGGGCGCTGGGCGCCCGCTCCCGGCACATCACCGTGCAGTTCCTCACCGAATCGGGGGCGCTGGGGCTGCTCGGCGGGGTGGTCGGGACGTCCGTGGGCACGGCGGTCGTGGTGGCCGTGTCGGCGTTCCGGGAGTGGACGCCGGTGATCGCACCGCTCACCCTGGCCGCGGCCCCGGCGCTGGGCCTGGCGACGGGTCTGCTGGCCGGTCTGTACCCGGCCTGGCGGGCGTCGCGGGTCCCACCCGCGGAGGCGCTCCGGCGCTGA
- a CDS encoding ABC transporter ATP-binding protein → MRDLGLTYPGPPPVTALRPCDLRIDRGEFVTIVGPSGSGKSSLLNIAGLLDTPTRGTYFLDGIDTAAADEAQRAALRSERIGFVFQSFHLLPHRSAQDNVELAMLYQSTPRRARSRRAAAVLTRVGLGHRAHALPTQLSGGERQRVAIARALVAEPSLLLCDEPTGNLDTETASAILDLLDRLHEDGMTIAVITHDAQVAARGQRTITIRDGVLTDARPVR, encoded by the coding sequence ATGCGGGACCTGGGCCTGACCTACCCCGGCCCGCCCCCGGTCACCGCGCTGCGCCCGTGCGACCTGCGGATCGACCGCGGGGAGTTCGTGACGATCGTCGGCCCGTCCGGCTCCGGGAAGTCCAGCCTGCTGAACATCGCGGGACTGCTGGACACCCCCACCCGGGGTACGTACTTCCTGGACGGCATCGACACCGCCGCGGCCGACGAGGCGCAGCGGGCGGCGCTGCGCAGCGAGCGGATCGGCTTCGTCTTCCAGTCCTTCCATCTGCTGCCCCACCGCAGTGCGCAGGACAACGTCGAACTGGCCATGCTCTACCAGTCCACGCCCCGGCGTGCGCGCAGCCGCCGGGCCGCCGCCGTACTGACGAGGGTCGGTCTGGGGCACCGTGCGCACGCGCTGCCCACCCAGCTGTCGGGCGGCGAACGGCAGCGCGTGGCCATTGCGCGCGCCCTGGTCGCGGAGCCGTCGCTGCTGCTCTGCGACGAGCCGACCGGCAATCTCGACACGGAGACCGCCTCGGCCATCCTCGATCTGCTGGACCGGCTCCACGAGGACGGCATGACCATCGCCGTCATCACCCACGACGCGCAGGTGGCCGCCCGCGGCCAGCGCACGATCACCATTCGCGACGGTGTGCTGACCGACGCGCGGCCAGTCAGGTAA
- a CDS encoding peptidoglycan-binding protein, producing the protein MVDQSPSPQAEAAGSPHRHGLLRRRRLLMAVLAGSVVVTAAGVGSAALLKSPAQAAAETRPPAPDVITAPVERKVLSETVVARGQVAASQHVSVSGAGVGGSAVGRSVVTKVRVRPGRPLHMGQVLLEISGRPVFVLKGALPAYRDLRTGSRGEDVTQLQKALAAVGHSTGGDRAGVFGPGTEKAVAAFYRAIGFEPATAGSDKSDPGSGAATADPAGSGSVVPMSEVVFVRSASAQVDDVAAEVGEEAGPDLVSVSAGGLVVNGSVAAYQKGLLRPGQKVDIASESTGQQLTGTVQSVAQRPTGKEKGGEPQSAEGYAVRIRPTGKLPASLVGEDVRLTIAAASSSGSVLAVPVSAVSAGADGRTTVTVRKAGGDRRVAVRTGMTADGYAEITPTVRGGLAPGDQVIVGVDTRGDTADRL; encoded by the coding sequence ATGGTTGACCAGAGTCCCTCCCCGCAGGCCGAGGCGGCCGGCTCCCCGCACAGGCACGGTCTGCTGCGTCGCCGCCGGTTGCTCATGGCGGTGCTCGCCGGTTCCGTGGTGGTGACCGCGGCCGGGGTGGGTTCGGCCGCACTGCTCAAGTCACCGGCCCAGGCCGCGGCCGAGACCCGACCGCCCGCGCCGGATGTGATCACCGCTCCGGTGGAGCGGAAGGTCCTCTCCGAGACGGTCGTGGCCCGCGGCCAGGTGGCCGCCTCGCAGCACGTCTCCGTATCGGGGGCGGGCGTCGGCGGCAGCGCGGTGGGACGTTCCGTGGTGACCAAGGTGCGGGTCCGGCCGGGACGTCCGCTCCACATGGGGCAGGTGCTGCTGGAGATCTCGGGCCGGCCCGTCTTCGTGCTGAAGGGCGCACTCCCGGCGTACCGGGACCTGCGGACCGGCAGCCGGGGCGAGGACGTCACGCAGCTGCAGAAGGCGCTGGCCGCCGTCGGCCACTCCACGGGCGGCGACAGGGCGGGCGTCTTCGGTCCCGGTACGGAGAAGGCCGTCGCCGCCTTCTACCGTGCCATCGGTTTCGAGCCGGCGACGGCCGGTTCGGACAAGAGCGACCCCGGGTCCGGTGCGGCGACGGCCGACCCGGCCGGGTCGGGTTCCGTGGTCCCGATGTCCGAAGTCGTCTTCGTACGCTCGGCCTCGGCGCAGGTGGACGACGTCGCGGCCGAGGTGGGTGAGGAGGCGGGTCCGGATCTGGTGTCCGTGTCGGCCGGCGGTCTGGTCGTCAACGGATCGGTGGCCGCCTACCAGAAGGGGCTGCTGCGCCCCGGTCAGAAGGTCGACATCGCCTCCGAGTCCACCGGGCAGCAGCTCACCGGGACCGTGCAGTCGGTCGCCCAGCGGCCGACCGGCAAGGAGAAGGGCGGCGAACCGCAGAGCGCGGAGGGTTACGCGGTGAGGATCAGGCCCACCGGGAAGCTTCCGGCGAGCCTGGTGGGCGAGGACGTACGCCTGACCATCGCAGCGGCCTCGTCGTCCGGCAGCGTCCTGGCCGTGCCGGTCTCCGCCGTCTCGGCGGGCGCGGACGGACGCACCACGGTGACCGTGCGCAAGGCCGGTGGAGATCGCCGCGTGGCCGTCCGTACGGGGATGACCGCCGACGGATACGCGGAGATCACTCCGACGGTGCGGGGCGGCCTGGCGCCGGGCGACCAGGTGATCGTCGGCGTGGACACCCGTGGCGACACTGCGGACCGCCTGTGA